A genomic window from Rhodopirellula islandica includes:
- a CDS encoding lysophospholipid acyltransferase family protein has translation MKVPPLVNPVIGAGIAVTFRLFRLTFRIRVRNDQRERLVQRTGKQYALAILHAHQLAALSLSAPKVGAMVSRSRDGDLLMPLLRGNGCVPIRGSSGVGEKGGATALTKMIRHVKDGNPSVIAVDGPRGPRGVVQKGIAMVAIKADVPIVPVVLIPRRRWIMPKAWDRMQILLPFTRVDALFGDPIFPAPGQSIDDLREKVAESLRVMEHRMDPEEAARCERLCSKKAGSRRGKNRPVPPTSESSAGETGDSVGGKAEAIVPTETLRDAENLASDTSKRAAA, from the coding sequence ATGAAAGTCCCACCACTCGTGAATCCAGTGATCGGAGCAGGCATCGCTGTGACGTTCAGGTTGTTTCGACTCACGTTTCGAATACGTGTTCGCAATGACCAACGTGAACGCTTGGTGCAGCGAACCGGCAAGCAGTACGCGCTTGCGATTCTGCATGCTCATCAGTTAGCTGCCTTGTCATTGTCCGCGCCCAAAGTGGGGGCGATGGTGTCTCGTTCCCGTGACGGGGATTTGTTGATGCCGTTGCTTCGAGGCAACGGATGTGTGCCGATTCGTGGCAGCAGCGGAGTGGGAGAAAAGGGGGGCGCCACGGCGCTGACCAAGATGATCCGCCACGTGAAGGATGGCAATCCAAGCGTGATCGCGGTCGATGGGCCGCGCGGGCCTCGTGGGGTCGTGCAAAAAGGGATTGCGATGGTGGCGATCAAAGCCGACGTGCCGATCGTCCCCGTGGTGCTGATTCCCCGGCGACGTTGGATCATGCCCAAAGCATGGGATCGAATGCAGATTCTGTTGCCGTTCACTCGGGTGGACGCGTTGTTTGGCGACCCGATCTTTCCGGCTCCTGGGCAGTCCATCGACGACCTGAGAGAGAAGGTGGCAGAATCCTTGCGAGTCATGGAGCATCGCATGGATCCCGAAGAAGCAGCACGTTGTGAGCGCCTGTGCAGCAAGAAAGCTGGCTCGCGCCGCGGCAAGAATCGACCCGTTCCACCGACCTCGGAATCGTCGGCTGGCGAAACAGGGGACTCAGTGGGGGGGAAGGCCGAGGCGATCGTTCCAACAGAGACGCTTCGGGACGCTGAAAATCTCGCTTCCGACACGAGCAAACGAGCCGCGGCCTAG
- a CDS encoding 6-phosphofructokinase has translation MAELAHHNLDIKRVAILFAGGPAPAANAVISTAAFSFLEEGAQVFGIKHGYSRLAEYTAAGPLQEGTDYMRFTHDSLTHARSSRGIMIGTARTNPGKHVSSPEHLKDPELVAPLRRVYEGLCSLEVDALISIGGDDTLKTANKLKMFQDNLPGEARRFPVVHLPKTIDNDYSGIDFTFGFFTAVETLAEEIRNLNYDAAAGRAYFLCEAMGRSAGWLAYGAAIAGEASMVLSVEDIIGALAEEEVVNQETGETRKIMAMDRVIDRMVDMMLAREREGRQYGTIVIAEGMAEYLPAKYLEGVTRDDHGHINISLVNLSALMSRLLAARYNERTGRTRKVNGLQMGYESRCAPPHAYDVMLGSQLGVGAYRALVEEKLNGVMVSVSGQFDLHFVPFEELVDPQTLVTKVRFIEQNSDFHRLARFLETCIDN, from the coding sequence GTGGCTGAGCTCGCTCATCACAATTTGGATATCAAACGCGTCGCGATCTTGTTCGCTGGCGGACCCGCTCCCGCCGCCAACGCGGTCATCAGTACCGCTGCGTTTTCGTTCCTGGAAGAAGGTGCTCAGGTCTTCGGCATCAAGCACGGTTACAGCCGTTTGGCGGAGTACACCGCGGCGGGGCCGTTGCAAGAAGGCACCGATTACATGCGGTTCACGCACGATTCGCTGACCCACGCTCGCAGCAGCCGTGGGATCATGATCGGAACGGCTCGGACCAACCCCGGCAAACACGTCAGCAGCCCCGAGCATCTGAAAGATCCCGAGTTGGTCGCGCCGCTTCGCCGCGTGTATGAAGGCCTGTGTTCGTTGGAAGTCGACGCGTTGATCTCGATCGGCGGCGACGACACACTGAAAACCGCGAACAAACTCAAAATGTTCCAAGACAACCTGCCCGGCGAGGCACGTCGTTTCCCGGTGGTTCATCTGCCCAAAACGATCGACAACGATTACTCAGGCATTGATTTCACGTTTGGATTCTTCACCGCCGTGGAAACCTTGGCCGAAGAAATCCGTAACTTGAACTACGACGCGGCGGCTGGTCGTGCGTACTTCTTGTGCGAAGCGATGGGCCGCAGTGCCGGTTGGCTGGCGTACGGTGCCGCGATTGCCGGTGAAGCCAGCATGGTGCTCAGCGTGGAAGACATCATCGGAGCACTGGCGGAAGAAGAAGTCGTCAATCAAGAGACTGGCGAGACTCGCAAGATCATGGCGATGGATCGTGTGATCGATCGGATGGTCGACATGATGCTGGCTCGCGAACGGGAAGGCCGCCAATACGGCACGATCGTGATCGCGGAAGGCATGGCGGAGTACCTACCCGCGAAGTATCTCGAAGGCGTCACTCGCGATGATCACGGTCACATCAACATCTCGTTGGTGAACCTTTCAGCGCTGATGTCCCGCTTGTTGGCCGCTCGCTACAACGAACGCACCGGTCGGACTCGCAAGGTGAACGGATTGCAAATGGGATACGAATCTCGTTGTGCACCACCACACGCTTACGATGTCATGTTGGGATCGCAACTCGGCGTCGGTGCCTACCGAGCGCTCGTGGAAGAGAAACTCAACGGCGTGATGGTTTCCGTTTCCGGCCAATTTGATTTGCACTTTGTGCCGTTTGAAGAATTGGTTGACCCGCAAACGCTGGTCACCAAGGTTCGCTTCATCGAGCAGAACTCGGATTTCCATCGCTTGGCACGGTTCCTGGAAACCTGCATCGACAATTGA
- the mutM gene encoding bifunctional DNA-formamidopyrimidine glycosylase/DNA-(apurinic or apyrimidinic site) lyase, with amino-acid sequence MPELPEVETMCRGIAPIIGREIERVEVPPCHCRPMTIEPSIASIHRQLRGRPVQAIERRGKRVMLCFDNRSRLVIEPRMTGLVLLADPPDPDHLRLRIQFRPPSIPSADAPTELLLWDRRGLGTIRWMSEQDYLEKVDSRLGPDAMRITAEELRQNLAASRRPIKVALLDQSAVAGIGNLYAAEILFLAGVDPRTRCDRLTKPQWERIHPAITLVLQDAINHEGSTLSDGTYRNALNDPGNYQNMHRVYDREHLGCPRCEGGVIRRIVQAQRATFFCPGCQRKSGRHPSVSMPDNCRD; translated from the coding sequence ATGCCGGAGTTGCCGGAAGTCGAAACGATGTGCCGCGGGATCGCCCCAATCATCGGGCGCGAGATTGAGCGGGTTGAAGTTCCGCCGTGTCACTGCCGACCGATGACGATCGAACCCTCGATCGCCAGCATTCACCGACAACTGCGAGGCCGCCCGGTTCAGGCAATCGAGCGTCGCGGCAAACGAGTGATGCTGTGCTTCGACAATCGGTCGCGACTCGTCATCGAACCTCGGATGACAGGCCTGGTGCTGCTGGCCGACCCACCGGATCCAGACCACTTGCGACTGCGGATCCAGTTTCGCCCGCCATCGATTCCATCCGCGGACGCTCCCACGGAATTGCTGCTCTGGGACCGTCGCGGGCTGGGGACGATCCGCTGGATGAGCGAACAGGACTACCTTGAAAAAGTCGATTCGCGTCTGGGACCGGACGCCATGCGCATCACCGCAGAGGAATTGCGTCAGAACTTGGCGGCCTCACGTCGCCCCATCAAAGTGGCCTTGCTGGATCAATCCGCCGTCGCCGGGATTGGCAACCTGTACGCGGCCGAAATCCTGTTCTTAGCCGGCGTGGATCCCCGCACACGTTGCGACCGACTGACAAAACCACAGTGGGAACGCATCCATCCTGCAATCACGTTGGTGCTGCAAGACGCGATCAACCACGAAGGCAGCACGCTGAGCGACGGGACGTATCGCAATGCCCTGAACGACCCCGGCAACTATCAAAACATGCACCGGGTCTACGATCGCGAACACCTGGGGTGCCCGCGATGCGAGGGCGGGGTGATCCGGCGAATCGTCCAAGCTCAACGGGCAACGTTTTTTTGCCCGGGATGCCAACGCAAAAGCGGTCGGCACCCCAGCGTTTCCATGCCAGACAACTGTCGAGACTGA
- a CDS encoding acyltransferase family protein — MRATHLRLNQADSAESAPKNTNLLGLDAVRAWAAIGVVVLHACVPYSNPDVPGLTWATTDTPHSGLTALMWAIEIVIMPIFLVMAGFLAVRSMASRGPLATLKSRTRRLGWPFVLAVVFLIPVDLYAWLLGWLADGVITPRQMRSLKFSEGQDQHLWGLSHLWFLQYLILYIAVLAGAWKWLQQTDPKRVFRIGMPLVIAVGVAVLCVRPEVVWGFQHAFLPVPSKWLYSGCAFAMGVLIAHADPDMQGLTRFAGRAWCPSAMVCVAATMLGIWVLEQPTVSDTEQASAFPVVISSSTWLCLALLTVAGATGVAFSLIGLACRWVKRLDPITQQLATASFAIYLLHHPVLVLVHIAVKHGLPSASPLLKMSLATLIAVCVPLGMHFVLRRVKARRQSKQIERSDQDGPSILAMPTTSDASQSEQRLAG; from the coding sequence ATGCGTGCGACTCATCTTCGTCTGAATCAAGCGGATTCTGCCGAATCGGCTCCCAAGAATACCAACCTGCTCGGCCTGGATGCCGTGCGGGCGTGGGCGGCCATTGGCGTTGTGGTGCTGCATGCCTGTGTGCCTTATTCCAATCCGGACGTCCCAGGACTGACTTGGGCGACCACCGATACCCCGCATTCGGGGCTCACGGCGCTGATGTGGGCGATCGAGATTGTCATCATGCCGATCTTCTTGGTGATGGCTGGGTTCTTGGCTGTACGCAGCATGGCCTCGCGAGGTCCACTGGCGACGTTGAAATCCAGGACACGACGATTGGGTTGGCCCTTCGTTTTGGCGGTTGTGTTTTTGATCCCCGTCGACCTCTACGCATGGTTGTTGGGCTGGTTGGCGGATGGTGTGATCACGCCCCGTCAAATGCGATCGTTGAAATTCTCCGAAGGGCAAGACCAGCACCTTTGGGGGCTGTCTCATCTGTGGTTCTTGCAGTACCTGATTCTTTACATCGCCGTTTTGGCGGGTGCCTGGAAGTGGCTGCAACAGACGGATCCGAAGCGTGTTTTTCGGATCGGCATGCCGCTGGTGATCGCGGTGGGTGTGGCTGTGCTTTGTGTTCGTCCCGAAGTCGTTTGGGGATTCCAACACGCGTTCTTGCCGGTGCCTTCCAAGTGGCTGTACAGCGGGTGCGCCTTTGCGATGGGAGTGTTGATTGCACACGCTGATCCTGACATGCAAGGTCTGACTCGGTTCGCCGGTCGAGCTTGGTGTCCCAGTGCGATGGTTTGCGTCGCTGCCACGATGCTTGGGATCTGGGTGCTGGAACAGCCAACGGTCAGTGACACCGAGCAAGCCTCCGCTTTCCCGGTTGTGATCAGTTCCTCGACTTGGTTGTGCCTCGCATTGTTGACCGTTGCGGGTGCCACGGGGGTTGCGTTTTCATTGATTGGATTGGCGTGCCGATGGGTGAAGCGACTGGACCCGATCACTCAGCAATTGGCGACGGCTTCTTTCGCGATCTACTTGTTGCATCATCCCGTGCTGGTGCTCGTTCACATCGCGGTCAAGCATGGGCTGCCGTCGGCGTCGCCGTTGTTGAAGATGTCGTTGGCGACCCTCATCGCAGTTTGTGTCCCGCTCGGCATGCACTTTGTGCTTCGTCGCGTGAAGGCTCGGCGTCAGTCCAAGCAGATCGAACGAAGCGACCAGGACGGTCCTTCGATTCTGGCGATGCCCACGACCTCCGACGCGTCGCAATCCGAGCAACGATTGGCCGGGTAG
- a CDS encoding aminotransferase class V-fold PLP-dependent enzyme, with product MNDTQYEPWLIRPDLEFLNHGSFGATPRCVLENQRHWQNLLEEDPIEFLAPERSLLPKLDVVRQTVAQEIHATPHDIAFVRNATEGVNAVVRSWPLQSGDEILVTNHGYNACINAVSQAADSAGASVVTANIPFPIRHPKEVVQAIEQSITPQTAWMLIDHVTSPTGIVLPVAELIELAHSNNIRVMVDGAHAPGMLPLNLDQLQPDYYTANHHKWWCGPKVSGFLSVQEDFQDEVLPPIISHGANTEGYGPSQFQSQFNWPGTFDPSPLLALPTAIDFLASLYPTDAPNRLAGLMKHNHELVVAGRRVLLEKLNLAEPAPESMLGSLATIPIPAWTNHSPAQVQAVRNSLRADHRFELPVFRFDAANVCLRISAQAYNTLEQYERLADAVAKLS from the coding sequence TTGAACGACACACAATACGAACCATGGTTGATTCGGCCCGACCTGGAATTCCTCAACCACGGGTCCTTCGGCGCCACACCGCGCTGCGTGCTCGAAAACCAACGGCATTGGCAAAACCTCTTGGAAGAAGACCCAATTGAGTTCCTAGCACCGGAAAGGTCGCTGCTGCCCAAACTCGACGTCGTTCGCCAAACGGTTGCCCAAGAGATTCACGCGACTCCCCATGACATCGCGTTTGTTCGCAATGCCACCGAAGGAGTCAACGCCGTCGTGCGTTCGTGGCCATTGCAATCCGGCGATGAGATCCTGGTGACCAACCATGGGTACAACGCCTGCATCAACGCGGTCAGCCAAGCCGCTGATTCCGCCGGCGCGTCGGTGGTCACCGCGAACATTCCGTTCCCCATTCGCCATCCCAAAGAAGTGGTGCAGGCGATCGAGCAAAGCATCACCCCCCAGACCGCCTGGATGTTGATCGATCATGTGACCAGCCCCACCGGGATCGTCCTGCCAGTTGCCGAGCTGATCGAACTGGCTCACTCCAACAACATTCGCGTGATGGTCGATGGGGCTCACGCCCCTGGAATGCTGCCGCTGAACCTCGACCAACTGCAACCCGACTACTACACCGCCAATCATCACAAGTGGTGGTGTGGTCCGAAGGTGTCTGGATTCCTCTCCGTCCAAGAAGACTTCCAAGACGAAGTGCTGCCTCCCATCATCAGCCACGGCGCGAACACGGAAGGCTACGGGCCAAGCCAATTCCAAAGCCAATTCAATTGGCCCGGAACCTTTGACCCGTCACCGTTGCTGGCCCTCCCCACCGCGATCGACTTTCTCGCAAGTTTGTATCCAACGGACGCCCCCAACCGGTTGGCGGGACTAATGAAACACAACCATGAACTGGTGGTGGCGGGCCGACGCGTGCTCTTGGAGAAACTCAACCTTGCCGAGCCAGCCCCTGAATCCATGCTTGGAAGTCTCGCGACGATTCCGATTCCAGCTTGGACGAATCACTCGCCCGCTCAAGTCCAAGCAGTCCGAAATTCTCTGCGAGCTGACCATCGCTTTGAACTGCCCGTGTTCCGGTTTGATGCAGCCAATGTCTGCCTGCGGATCTCGGCGCAAGCCTACAACACGCTGGAACAATACGAACGTCTCGCCGATGCGGTGGCCAAACTCTCGTAG
- a CDS encoding alpha/beta hydrolase: protein MKRIQSSWLLIVVCSLMLQKAGFAEEKDSHEVHRVSVFRDLVYAEVPGEEGDRPLQLDLFVPATSEAPPLVVWIHGGGWRNGSRRNPKLMQVTENGYALASLSYRFSKEAIFPAQVHDCKAAIRWLRANSKRYGYNADWIAVAGSSAGGHLALLLGTSGDVAELEGEVGGNLEQSSRVQAVIDYFGPSDFVLRGKTQPERAYTDLSGSYALLGGKDGKVAESMERLASPATHVSSDDPPLLIFHGTADKTVLLDQSERMVELYEALGLEVELIQHEGAGHGGKRFFEGDSLRRVLAFLNAQRPSRDENIASE from the coding sequence ATGAAACGCATTCAAAGTTCATGGTTGCTCATTGTCGTGTGTTCACTGATGTTGCAGAAGGCGGGTTTTGCCGAGGAAAAAGACTCCCACGAGGTGCATCGTGTCTCGGTGTTCCGTGACTTGGTGTATGCGGAGGTTCCCGGCGAGGAGGGAGATCGCCCGCTTCAGTTGGACTTGTTTGTTCCGGCGACGTCAGAGGCTCCGCCGCTTGTCGTTTGGATTCACGGCGGTGGGTGGCGGAATGGTTCGCGACGCAATCCGAAGCTGATGCAGGTGACCGAGAACGGGTACGCACTGGCCAGCCTGAGTTACCGCTTCTCGAAAGAGGCCATTTTCCCGGCTCAGGTTCACGATTGCAAAGCGGCGATTCGATGGTTGCGAGCCAATTCGAAACGCTATGGCTACAACGCGGACTGGATCGCGGTCGCGGGAAGTTCCGCTGGCGGGCACCTGGCGTTGTTGCTGGGCACGTCCGGCGATGTGGCTGAGTTGGAAGGTGAAGTGGGCGGAAACCTCGAGCAGTCCTCTCGCGTGCAGGCCGTCATCGATTATTTCGGCCCGTCTGATTTTGTTCTGCGTGGGAAGACTCAACCCGAGCGAGCGTACACTGATCTCTCCGGCAGCTACGCGTTGCTGGGCGGCAAAGACGGGAAGGTTGCCGAGTCGATGGAGCGACTGGCCAGCCCGGCGACCCACGTGTCCTCCGACGACCCACCGCTATTGATCTTTCACGGAACAGCAGACAAGACGGTGCTGTTGGATCAAAGCGAACGGATGGTTGAGTTGTACGAGGCCCTCGGTCTCGAAGTGGAGCTGATTCAGCACGAGGGTGCCGGCCACGGCGGCAAGCGATTCTTTGAGGGGGATTCACTTCGTCGAGTGCTTGCCTTTTTGAATGCTCAACGTCCGAGTCGCGACGAGAATATTGCCTCTGAATGA
- a CDS encoding sulfatase family protein produces MSLRLGGLLCGIVMMVGGTVLGQSVSGDEPDRPNVILVMADDLGYAQTGYFEHPLLKTPELDRLAAGGLRLDRFYAASAVCSPTRASVLTGRSPERTGVPSHGHALRHQERSIATAIRKAGYVTGHFGKWHLNGLRGPGVPILGEDRFHPGRFGFDVWLSVTNFFDRNPLMSRRGKFEAFEGDSSEVIVEEALDFASRSARSQQPFFAVVWYGTPHSPFVASDEDMQALVDAGKDEDEKARLQQIIDGMDEDSRNHYGELVAMDRSLGTLRAGLERLRVLDNTLIWFCSDNGGLPGIEPSTTAPLRGHKSQLYEGGLRVPCVLHWPDQIQAGRVSRVPACATDIAPTLVDLLGLPGDSLTTPVDGISLLPVIQGDGETAMVRREKPIGFRFRGKSAVVDNQWKLIRETRKQKGKSVVSEQLYQLDDDVSESKDVTGDYPEIASRLSEWLAEWNASVDDSVAGLDYPEQRVDPDHPESKYWSSDSRYEAFFEEWRGRPEYQSFLKTRLAK; encoded by the coding sequence ATGTCGTTGAGACTGGGCGGGTTGTTGTGTGGCATCGTGATGATGGTCGGTGGCACGGTGCTGGGGCAAAGTGTCTCTGGCGACGAGCCCGATCGTCCCAATGTCATCTTGGTGATGGCGGACGACTTGGGGTACGCGCAGACGGGATACTTTGAACACCCCTTGCTGAAGACACCTGAACTGGATCGCTTGGCAGCGGGTGGTTTGCGTCTGGATCGGTTCTACGCGGCCTCCGCAGTTTGCTCGCCAACCCGAGCGAGCGTGCTGACGGGGCGTTCGCCCGAGCGGACCGGTGTGCCTTCGCATGGTCACGCACTGCGACATCAGGAACGATCCATCGCAACTGCGATTCGGAAGGCGGGCTATGTCACCGGGCACTTTGGAAAGTGGCATCTCAATGGTCTTCGCGGACCGGGAGTTCCGATCCTAGGCGAGGATCGCTTTCATCCCGGTCGGTTTGGGTTTGATGTGTGGTTGTCGGTGACCAACTTCTTTGATCGCAACCCCTTGATGAGTCGGCGTGGCAAGTTTGAAGCCTTCGAAGGCGACTCGTCCGAAGTGATCGTGGAAGAAGCGTTGGATTTCGCGTCTCGATCGGCGCGGTCTCAGCAACCGTTTTTCGCGGTGGTTTGGTATGGCACCCCGCACAGTCCGTTTGTGGCATCCGATGAAGACATGCAAGCATTGGTCGATGCGGGCAAGGACGAAGATGAAAAGGCAAGGTTGCAGCAGATCATCGATGGCATGGATGAAGACTCTCGCAATCACTATGGCGAATTGGTGGCCATGGATCGGAGTTTGGGAACTCTGAGAGCAGGTTTGGAACGGTTGCGTGTGCTGGACAACACGTTGATTTGGTTCTGCAGTGACAACGGTGGTTTGCCAGGCATCGAACCATCGACAACGGCTCCGCTGCGAGGTCACAAGTCACAGCTCTACGAGGGTGGGCTGCGCGTGCCGTGTGTGTTGCACTGGCCCGATCAGATTCAGGCTGGACGCGTCAGTCGGGTTCCAGCTTGTGCGACCGATATTGCGCCGACGCTGGTGGATTTGCTGGGATTGCCCGGTGACTCACTGACCACGCCTGTCGATGGAATCAGTTTGCTGCCAGTGATTCAGGGCGATGGCGAGACCGCCATGGTTCGTCGCGAAAAGCCGATCGGGTTTCGGTTTCGTGGCAAGTCAGCCGTGGTCGACAACCAGTGGAAGCTGATTCGCGAAACGCGAAAGCAGAAGGGGAAATCGGTGGTCAGCGAACAGTTGTATCAACTGGACGACGATGTCAGCGAAAGCAAAGACGTGACCGGAGACTACCCAGAAATTGCGTCGCGATTGAGCGAGTGGTTGGCGGAATGGAACGCGTCGGTCGATGACAGCGTGGCGGGGTTGGACTATCCCGAGCAACGTGTCGACCCGGACCATCCGGAATCGAAGTACTGGTCCAGCGATTCGCGATACGAAGCGTTCTTCGAAGAGTGGCGTGGACGCCCAGAGTATCAATCGTTCTTGAAGACTCGTTTGGCAAAGTGA
- a CDS encoding PhoPQ-activated pathogenicity-related family protein: MFGKRWTSGLLLLLGTFSVTVSNLRAEDLRPLETDVSSAEATQRLAEMVLSRDEHFRWEIRDRGNFGGCDYVVVHLVSQAWQGVPWQHELYILNPPEVDPNESNALMLISGGSWKSEWGSDGPMEVKVPREAVVLASLAMEVKTPVAILKQVPFQPMFDGLKEDALISLTFQKFFETKDPEWPLLPVMARSASAAMDAVVGATKEEWGLSLDGFTVTGASKRGWTTYLVGATDPRVKAIAPMVIDMLNLNVQMKHQIEAWGAYSPQIKDYTQRGLQEMMSTPSGKTLMQLVDPYEHRAALEMPKLVLLGSNDPYWPADSAQHYFDDLPGSKWLLNIPNNGHGLNDISRMVGGVSALHRSVCQDNVMPDWKTRSEPTPEGVKIIATSDQTPTKVMVWTTTSPTRDLRSSHWKSTPLKTDENGIWSAQVNSPSSGAEAAFMEAQYETGGTFPLSLTSQIYVVE; the protein is encoded by the coding sequence GTGTTTGGAAAAAGATGGACGTCCGGTTTATTGCTGTTGCTGGGGACCTTTTCGGTGACCGTTTCGAATCTTCGCGCGGAGGACCTTCGGCCGTTGGAAACAGATGTCTCCAGCGCCGAAGCAACCCAGCGTTTGGCTGAGATGGTGTTGAGTCGAGACGAGCATTTTCGCTGGGAGATCCGTGATCGTGGGAACTTCGGTGGGTGCGACTACGTCGTGGTGCATCTGGTCTCCCAAGCGTGGCAAGGAGTTCCTTGGCAACACGAACTGTACATTTTGAATCCGCCGGAGGTGGATCCGAATGAATCCAACGCGTTGATGCTGATCAGCGGTGGGTCTTGGAAATCCGAGTGGGGATCAGATGGTCCGATGGAAGTCAAAGTGCCTCGCGAGGCGGTTGTGCTGGCGAGTTTGGCGATGGAGGTGAAGACACCGGTTGCGATCCTGAAACAGGTTCCCTTTCAACCGATGTTTGATGGGCTGAAGGAAGACGCTTTGATTTCGCTCACCTTTCAAAAGTTTTTCGAAACGAAAGATCCCGAGTGGCCGTTGTTGCCGGTGATGGCGCGTTCCGCTTCGGCGGCCATGGACGCGGTCGTCGGAGCAACCAAGGAGGAATGGGGTTTATCGCTGGATGGATTCACGGTGACCGGAGCGAGCAAACGTGGATGGACGACTTACTTGGTGGGTGCGACGGACCCGCGCGTCAAGGCGATCGCCCCGATGGTCATCGACATGTTGAATCTGAATGTGCAAATGAAACACCAGATCGAAGCTTGGGGAGCCTACTCGCCTCAGATCAAGGACTACACGCAGCGTGGTCTTCAGGAAATGATGTCCACGCCAAGCGGGAAAACGTTGATGCAACTGGTGGATCCCTATGAGCACCGGGCGGCCTTGGAGATGCCGAAGCTCGTGTTGCTGGGAAGCAATGATCCCTATTGGCCTGCCGATTCAGCGCAGCATTACTTCGACGATCTGCCCGGTTCCAAGTGGCTGCTGAACATTCCGAACAATGGGCACGGGTTGAATGACATCTCAAGAATGGTGGGGGGCGTTTCGGCGCTGCATCGATCGGTCTGCCAAGACAACGTCATGCCGGATTGGAAGACGCGTTCGGAACCGACGCCTGAGGGGGTGAAAATCATTGCGACGAGTGATCAAACCCCGACCAAGGTGATGGTTTGGACCACGACCTCGCCCACACGTGACCTCCGATCCTCGCATTGGAAGTCGACGCCCTTGAAGACGGATGAGAATGGGATCTGGAGTGCGCAAGTCAATTCGCCAAGCTCCGGGGCCGAGGCAGCCTTCATGGAGGCACAGTACGAAACGGGCGGCACCTTCCCGCTGTCATTGACCTCGCAGATTTACGTGGTGGAGTGA
- a CDS encoding secondary thiamine-phosphate synthase enzyme YjbQ, which translates to MKSLTKELWMEIPNRRGIVSIHREVDQLVRESGIQEGMVLVNAMHITASVFINDNESGLHADYERWLEELVPFNAGTEPASGGYLHNRTGEDNADAHHKRQIMGREVVVAITEGELHLGPWEHIFYYEFDGRRRKRILVKIIGE; encoded by the coding sequence TTGAAGTCATTGACCAAAGAACTGTGGATGGAAATCCCCAACCGTCGCGGAATTGTTTCGATCCACCGGGAAGTCGACCAACTGGTTCGAGAGAGCGGCATCCAAGAAGGCATGGTGTTGGTCAACGCCATGCACATCACCGCCAGCGTCTTCATCAACGACAATGAATCCGGATTGCACGCTGACTATGAACGTTGGCTTGAGGAACTGGTTCCATTCAACGCCGGCACGGAGCCGGCCTCGGGCGGCTACCTGCACAATCGAACGGGCGAAGACAACGCCGACGCACACCACAAGCGCCAGATCATGGGACGCGAGGTTGTCGTGGCAATCACCGAAGGCGAGCTTCACCTCGGGCCTTGGGAGCACATCTTCTACTACGAGTTTGATGGGCGACGTCGAAAGCGAATCCTCGTCAAAATCATCGGTGAGTAA